From the genome of Ictalurus furcatus strain D&B chromosome 4, Billie_1.0, whole genome shotgun sequence, one region includes:
- the ttc9b gene encoding tetratricopeptide repeat protein 9B isoform X1, producing the protein MFNSKKRVKDLAAPGGAAASGSGLTVSAAGFGGLTAPSAGNIQKLEIAKKLALKINVQKNLGAEAPDVMRQAINAIMMGGTMIAPSISAKTIAEQLAKKINAKLSYTPIEKLEEERQNAEQAESVKRYEEELEISDFPQTARWKVMSKVARQRIGEYSEAAITIRGKYFPPVKKNKEGEHKIYLVIESANELAMQKAKAEIVRLIKEELIRLQNSYQPKAKGRYRVL; encoded by the coding sequence ATGTTTAACTCTAAGAAGCGTGTGAAGGACTTGGCCGCTCCGGGGGGTGCTGCAGCTTCAGGTTCAGGACTCACCGTTTCTGCTGCAGGATTTGGTGGTCTCACTGCACCTTCAGCCGGAAACATTCAGAAACTTGAGATTGCCAAGAAACTGGCACTGAAGATCAACGTACAGAAAAACCTCGGTGCAGAAGCTCCGGACGTAATGCGACAGGCCATTAACGCCATCATGATGGGTGGCACCATGATCGCACCCTCCATCTCCGCTAAGACCATTGCTGAGCAGCTCGCAAAGAAAATCAACGCCAAGCTGAGCTACACACCCATCGAGAAACTTGAGGAGGAGCGACAGAATGCTGAACAGGCAGAGAGTGTCAAGAGGTatgaagaggagctggagatcAGCGACTTTCCCCAGACGGCGAGATGGAAGGTGATGTCTAAAGTGGCTCGGCAGAGGATTGGCGAATATTCAGAGGCTGCCATCACCATCAGAGGGAAATACTTCcctcctgtaaaaaaaaacaaagagggaGAACACAAGATTTACCTCGTCATCGAGAGTGCAAATGAGTTGGCAATGCAGAAAGCAAAAGCAGAAATCGTACGACTCATCAAAGAAGAGCTCATACGCTTGCAAAACTCGTACCAGCCGAAAGCCAAAGGCCGATACAGAGTTCTGTAG